Proteins encoded within one genomic window of Deltaproteobacteria bacterium:
- a CDS encoding cytochrome C oxidase subunit I: MITEDFRTCPETGLRIHNPTAALVKWNVVTAILFLALGGFMGFLVVLTRWPSVHYLGMVNYYRYLTLHGIDALLVWIIFFEIALVHFTSAVLLNTRSVLLFAGWIAYALMLVGAVFINIVVLAGKADVMFTSYVPLKADAVYYLGVIIFAVGALTAFGHFFGNIMQAKRDGFYKHSLPLGTYGLAAASIIAVLTLAHGAVIMIPVFFWSMGLIHYIDPGTYRLIFWGLGHPSQQINVCAMVSVWYMSAAFLLDAKPLNEKLSRTAFVLYIFFINVASEHHLLVDPIFSAWHKIINTSYVMHLAVLASMMHAFSVPASIELALRKKGYDKSLFEWLKKAPWSNPSFSALAISILLFGFLGGITGVIFGTEQFNIIRHNTIAITGHFHGTVVAGTTVAFMGFTYLLIKYIFQRELVMQKLAMWQPWLYGIGVALISIGMMSAGSFGVPRRHYDITFSGAPFSFTFDPSIDMFMSMMGIGGVLATIGGVAYIVVALGSILYGRKINA, translated from the coding sequence ATGATAACTGAGGACTTCAGGACCTGCCCCGAAACAGGGTTGAGGATACACAATCCCACGGCCGCGCTTGTCAAGTGGAACGTGGTGACGGCCATCCTCTTCCTTGCTCTGGGCGGTTTCATGGGCTTTCTGGTCGTCCTGACCAGGTGGCCGAGCGTGCACTACCTTGGTATGGTAAACTACTACCGATACCTCACGCTTCACGGCATAGACGCGCTCCTTGTATGGATCATATTCTTCGAGATAGCCCTGGTGCACTTCACGTCGGCCGTGCTGCTGAACACGCGCTCCGTGCTGCTCTTCGCCGGCTGGATCGCCTACGCGCTCATGCTCGTCGGCGCGGTCTTCATCAACATAGTGGTGCTCGCCGGCAAGGCGGACGTCATGTTCACCTCCTACGTGCCGCTCAAGGCCGACGCCGTCTACTACCTGGGCGTCATCATATTCGCCGTCGGAGCGCTCACCGCCTTCGGCCACTTCTTCGGCAACATCATGCAGGCCAAGCGTGACGGCTTCTACAAGCACTCGCTGCCGCTGGGCACCTACGGGCTTGCCGCGGCGAGCATCATCGCCGTCCTCACGCTCGCCCACGGCGCCGTCATCATGATACCGGTCTTCTTCTGGTCCATGGGGCTCATCCACTACATCGACCCCGGCACCTACAGGCTCATCTTCTGGGGCCTCGGCCACCCCTCGCAGCAGATAAACGTCTGCGCCATGGTGTCCGTCTGGTACATGAGCGCGGCGTTCCTGCTCGACGCAAAGCCGCTCAACGAGAAGCTCTCGCGCACGGCCTTCGTGCTCTACATCTTCTTCATCAACGTGGCCTCCGAGCATCACCTGCTGGTGGATCCGATCTTCTCGGCCTGGCACAAGATAATCAACACGAGCTACGTCATGCACCTGGCCGTGCTCGCCTCGATGATGCACGCCTTCAGCGTGCCCGCCTCCATAGAGCTCGCGCTCAGGAAGAAGGGCTACGACAAGAGCCTCTTCGAGTGGCTCAAGAAGGCGCCGTGGTCCAACCCGAGCTTCTCGGCCCTGGCCATTTCCATACTGCTCTTCGGCTTTCTCGGCGGCATAACGGGCGTCATCTTCGGCACCGAGCAGTTCAACATCATCCGTCACAACACCATAGCCATCACCGGTCACTTCCACGGCACCGTCGTGGCGGGAACGACCGTGGCCTTCATGGGCTTCACGTACCTGCTCATAAAGTACATCTTCCAGCGCGAGCTGGTCATGCAGAAGCTGGCCATGTGGCAGCCCTGGCTCTACGGCATAGGCGTGGCCCTCATATCGATAGGCATGATGAGCGCGGGCAGCTTCGGCGTGCCCAGGCGCCACTACGACATCACCTTCTCGGGCGCGCCGTTCTCGTTCACCTTCGACCCGTCCATCGACATGTTCA
- a CDS encoding cytochrome C oxidase subunit II, with product MAIKEPERIWYKRYSRDEKIWVSVSLLWMLTSFVFMPVYHFAGSQNPPIETYRVKAEDYDKLVDAMIEKFQVGEENGVPVVHPDPDEPVFIKASMWQWYPIVELEKGKTYKIHLSSTDIQHGFSLQPINMNFMVLPDYDYVLTLTPTTDGEFYIVCNEFCGIGHHMMVGKLYVK from the coding sequence ATGGCCATAAAAGAGCCTGAAAGGATTTGGTACAAGAGGTACAGCAGGGACGAGAAGATATGGGTCTCCGTCTCGCTGCTGTGGATGCTGACCTCCTTCGTCTTCATGCCCGTTTACCACTTCGCCGGGTCGCAGAACCCCCCCATCGAGACCTACAGGGTGAAGGCCGAGGATTACGACAAGCTCGTCGACGCCATGATCGAAAAGTTCCAGGTCGGCGAGGAGAACGGCGTGCCCGTGGTCCATCCCGACCCCGACGAGCCGGTCTTCATCAAGGCGAGCATGTGGCAGTGGTATCCCATAGTCGAGCTGGAGAAGGGCAAGACCTACAAGATCCACCTCTCCTCCACCGACATACAGCACGGCTTCTCGCTCCAGCCCATCAACATGAACTTCATGGTGCTGCCCGACTACGACTATGTGCTGACCCTCACTCCCACGACTGACGGGGAGTTCTACATCGTCTGCAACGAATTCTGCGGCATCGGTCATCACATGATGGTCGGCAAGCTGTACGTGAAGTAG
- a CDS encoding cytochrome C oxidase subunit II, which translates to MIGLVNVLAGVIIIGIFWKVGMSAKEREDDYTKVTKKGYAIRSKYFWSLLAVSIVLFIVGIIAFPYPDIMEAKISGDPEIVKVEAFQFGWVLDKDELPLGRPVRFDVTANDVNHGFGIYYHGKDGNRRKGVFVAQTQAMPDYINKLYVTFDKPGIYKIWCLEYCGVAHHIMVGEFEVKEEV; encoded by the coding sequence ATGATCGGTCTGGTAAACGTGCTCGCCGGCGTCATCATCATCGGCATCTTCTGGAAGGTGGGTATGAGCGCCAAGGAGCGCGAGGATGATTACACCAAGGTCACGAAGAAGGGTTACGCCATAAGGAGCAAGTACTTCTGGTCGCTCCTCGCGGTGAGCATCGTCCTCTTCATCGTCGGCATCATCGCCTTCCCCTATCCCGACATCATGGAGGCCAAGATCTCCGGCGATCCCGAGATAGTCAAGGTCGAGGCCTTCCAGTTCGGCTGGGTCCTCGACAAGGACGAGTTGCCGCTGGGCAGGCCCGTGCGTTTCGACGTGACGGCCAACGACGTGAACCACGGCTTCGGCATCTACTACCACGGCAAGGACGGCAACAGGCGCAAGGGTGTCTTCGTGGCGCAGACACAGGCCATGCCCGATTACATCAACAAGCTCTACGTTACGTTCGACAAGCCCGGTATCTACAAGATATGGTGCCTCGAGTACTGCGGCGTGGCCCATCACATCATGGTAGGAGAGTTCGAAGTCAAGGAGGAGGTGTGA
- a CDS encoding VCBS repeat-containing protein, which yields MKNGLLRFAAVVAAAAVMWGGAAVCRAAGPRVVLLDPKVHGDGAGSLAAAVADMLVTRVSAKGAEVVRRTGEDVADAAAALDSAGAAALVKWSISVFGDDVSIDISVYRRGGGAPRGVYASMKRAELIPAMESLAARLASEGLGLAVPGTPGGGAAAPAPAPAPAPAPPGPAKTPGGADEAAAAPPSPVDPLGPETVLWKGEGIEPADAAMGDVDGDGSDEIVVVEYDKVHLFKHDGRAMKLVATVDGEDGSFAVTVADINRNGRAEVFVSAYAEYVKSYVLEWNGDTLVKTADRLDWFFRAVDVPRRGLRLFGQKTDFHGMRTGYVHEIAWSGSGYVRGGRAGLPPRTDLFSFAYMEDDEGRLVTLVRNSDTLSIDVYDEEGKRLLAGSKKYGGTLNYYTGDYGTDATDSIEALEEQIRGGPLWIRVPQKIQWLGGPYALVARNKRGPLDIFKKHSGFKSSELVLLHWDGIGLREVYTTPELPAYTVSVMAGDVDGDGRTEAVALGADGLEALWGGVRSYLTGFAVRY from the coding sequence GTGAAGAACGGTTTGCTGAGATTTGCCGCCGTCGTCGCGGCGGCGGCGGTTATGTGGGGCGGGGCCGCCGTCTGCCGGGCCGCGGGGCCGAGGGTGGTGCTGCTCGATCCGAAGGTCCACGGAGATGGCGCCGGCTCGCTCGCCGCCGCCGTGGCCGACATGCTCGTTACGAGGGTCTCCGCAAAGGGAGCGGAGGTGGTGCGGCGCACGGGCGAAGACGTGGCCGACGCGGCCGCCGCTCTCGACTCCGCCGGGGCCGCCGCCCTGGTGAAGTGGTCGATCTCCGTCTTCGGCGACGACGTGAGCATCGACATCTCCGTGTACCGGCGCGGCGGCGGAGCGCCGAGGGGGGTGTATGCGTCCATGAAGAGGGCGGAGCTCATACCGGCCATGGAGTCGCTGGCCGCAAGGCTCGCGTCCGAGGGCCTGGGGCTCGCCGTCCCCGGGACGCCGGGAGGCGGCGCGGCGGCCCCGGCCCCGGCTCCTGCCCCGGCCCCGGCGCCCCCAGGACCCGCCAAGACGCCGGGCGGCGCGGATGAGGCGGCCGCCGCGCCGCCTTCGCCGGTCGACCCCCTCGGCCCGGAGACGGTGCTCTGGAAGGGGGAGGGGATCGAGCCCGCCGACGCCGCCATGGGTGATGTGGACGGCGACGGCTCGGACGAGATCGTCGTCGTCGAGTACGACAAGGTCCATCTCTTCAAGCACGACGGCCGCGCAATGAAGCTCGTCGCCACCGTCGATGGCGAGGACGGCTCTTTCGCCGTGACCGTGGCCGACATCAACAGAAACGGCCGCGCCGAGGTCTTCGTCTCGGCCTACGCCGAATACGTCAAGAGCTACGTGCTCGAGTGGAACGGCGATACGCTCGTAAAGACGGCCGACAGGCTCGACTGGTTCTTCAGGGCCGTGGACGTGCCCCGCAGGGGCCTGAGACTCTTCGGCCAGAAGACCGACTTCCACGGCATGCGCACGGGCTACGTCCACGAGATCGCCTGGAGCGGATCCGGATACGTGCGGGGCGGGAGGGCCGGACTTCCTCCCCGTACCGACCTCTTCAGCTTCGCCTACATGGAGGACGACGAGGGACGCCTCGTTACGCTGGTGCGCAACAGCGACACCCTCTCCATAGACGTATACGACGAAGAGGGCAAGAGGCTTCTGGCCGGATCGAAGAAGTACGGCGGCACCCTCAACTACTACACCGGCGACTACGGCACCGACGCCACCGATAGCATAGAGGCCCTGGAGGAACAGATCCGCGGCGGGCCCCTGTGGATCAGGGTGCCGCAGAAGATCCAGTGGCTCGGAGGCCCCTACGCCCTCGTGGCCCGCAACAAGCGCGGCCCCCTGGACATATTCAAGAAACACAGCGGGTTCAAGTCCTCCGAGCTCGTCCTCCTCCACTGGGACGGCATCGGGCTGAGGGAGGTCTACACGACGCCCGAGCTCCCGGCCTACACGGTCTCGGTCATGGCCGGCGACGTGGACGGCGACGGAAGGACCGAGGCCGTGGCACTCGGGGCCGACGGTCTGGAGGCGCTCTGGGGCGGGGTGCGCAGCTATCTTACGGGCTTCGCCGTCAGATATTGA
- a CDS encoding formate/nitrite transporter family protein, with the protein MNNEKLPSFIPYYGGLHNTIHEMSVAGDTKAKIGLGQILVLGILASVYLTFATTLAIVCATGIETVSVKKLVMGVVFPVGLIAILIGGAELYTGNAMVPSVAGMTGRTGWNRVAYNWVGSYTGNFLGGIFGAIFIIYLTNILGDPFLMTVKKVAFKKVSNPWMTNFWRGLACVWLVDLAVYLAGRVKEPAAKFFLIWFPTMTFFAIGFEHSIVNMFIIPAGIMAGAPITWGQFLWNNLVPVTLGNTVAGLFTVGMAYWYTAGMPVLKKAVEPGSQYVPYAHEDYVHGDNAYLAKTFITGAVLTLVFTALMPGVAALVTYGVLEGAPAMATSVKEHLAPQGLVKGLMVCAYFTAVAFVASVSLRK; encoded by the coding sequence ATGAACAATGAGAAGCTTCCAAGTTTTATCCCGTACTACGGGGGGCTCCACAACACGATCCACGAGATGAGCGTGGCCGGAGACACGAAGGCCAAGATCGGGCTCGGCCAGATCCTTGTCCTCGGCATCCTGGCAAGCGTCTATCTCACCTTCGCCACCACGCTGGCCATCGTCTGCGCCACGGGCATAGAGACGGTGAGCGTGAAGAAACTCGTCATGGGCGTCGTCTTCCCCGTCGGCCTCATCGCGATCCTCATCGGCGGGGCCGAGCTCTACACGGGTAACGCCATGGTGCCCAGCGTGGCCGGCATGACGGGACGGACCGGCTGGAACAGGGTCGCCTACAACTGGGTCGGCAGCTACACGGGCAACTTCCTGGGCGGCATATTCGGCGCCATATTCATAATCTACCTGACCAACATCCTCGGCGATCCCTTCCTCATGACGGTGAAGAAGGTGGCCTTCAAGAAGGTCTCCAACCCCTGGATGACCAACTTCTGGCGGGGGCTCGCCTGCGTGTGGCTCGTCGACCTGGCCGTCTACCTCGCCGGTCGCGTAAAGGAGCCGGCCGCCAAGTTCTTCCTCATCTGGTTCCCCACCATGACCTTCTTCGCCATAGGCTTCGAGCACTCCATCGTCAACATGTTCATCATACCGGCTGGCATAATGGCGGGCGCGCCCATCACGTGGGGACAGTTCCTGTGGAACAACCTCGTGCCCGTCACCCTCGGCAACACGGTGGCCGGACTCTTCACCGTGGGCATGGCCTATTGGTACACGGCGGGCATGCCTGTGCTGAAGAAGGCCGTCGAGCCGGGCTCGCAGTACGTGCCCTACGCCCACGAGGACTACGTGCACGGCGACAACGCCTATCTGGCCAAGACCTTCATAACGGGAGCGGTGCTCACGCTCGTCTTCACGGCGCTTATGCCGGGGGTCGCCGCCCTTGTGACCTACGGCGTACTCGAGGGCGCGCCGGCCATGGCCACGAGCGTGAAGGAGCACCTGGCGCCCCAGGGGCTCGTAAAGGGCCTCATGGTCTGCGCCTACTTCACGGCCGTCGCCTTCGTGGCCTCCGTCTCGCTGAGGAAGTAA
- a CDS encoding thioredoxin domain-containing protein, producing the protein MKSLRLGFTVSALLCGLLLGHSPAASAYSHGDSLVRWHDYSKDAFVKAEKEGKPVFMLITAVWCYWCHVYEEKSLETKQVSSYLNEHYVPVFVDYDERKDIARKYPATGLPTTVIFAPDGEELISLPGYIPVDKLMTGLRNTVDYVKNEYRPRGEEQEVREAAKMVVPGKAALERYVKDFLKLVTSYYDSAYGGIGTRQKYPNAAEFLRLLEYYEESGEKKWLDMVTNTVDHMAGFSQKRPESRRPAFEELVKLRARERSDIDAVARLQTDDVFVGIYDAVEGGFFRYATRRDWTIPHYEKILSDNAELALLFLNAYRVTDRQRYRSVAEKTLHYVLTTLYDEEAGRFYGSQDADEVYYHFTAAERARVEPPHVDRNSYAFSNAQMASTLLRAAAVLGDERYAEAGRRALEFIRKELLTDYGVLSYYDHKDGRAHINGNIEPNAWAALAFLEAYGLTGEKSYLESAGKVLDFALEHLYDGESGGFFERRSTDDAYYRPGELFVDEKPLEENGVMAYALYLAYEATGDEDYLLRARQTLGVFVGSIREYSPYLHRLSARLLARAGE; encoded by the coding sequence ATGAAAAGCCTTCGGCTGGGTTTCACGGTGTCGGCGCTCCTGTGCGGGCTCTTGCTGGGCCACTCCCCTGCGGCCTCCGCCTACTCGCACGGCGACTCGCTCGTCAGGTGGCACGATTACTCGAAGGACGCCTTTGTCAAGGCCGAGAAGGAGGGCAAGCCCGTATTCATGCTCATAACGGCCGTGTGGTGTTACTGGTGCCACGTCTACGAGGAGAAGAGTCTCGAGACGAAGCAGGTGAGCTCCTATCTCAACGAGCACTACGTGCCGGTCTTCGTGGACTACGACGAGCGCAAGGACATAGCGAGGAAGTATCCGGCCACCGGGCTGCCGACGACGGTCATATTCGCCCCCGACGGCGAGGAGCTCATAAGCCTGCCCGGCTACATCCCGGTGGACAAGCTCATGACGGGCCTTCGCAACACGGTGGACTACGTGAAGAACGAGTACAGGCCCAGGGGGGAGGAGCAGGAGGTCCGCGAGGCGGCGAAGATGGTCGTGCCCGGCAAGGCGGCGCTGGAGCGTTACGTCAAGGACTTCCTCAAGCTCGTCACCTCCTACTACGACTCGGCCTACGGAGGCATAGGCACGCGCCAGAAGTATCCCAACGCCGCCGAGTTCTTGAGACTCCTCGAATACTACGAGGAGAGCGGCGAGAAGAAGTGGCTCGACATGGTGACGAACACCGTGGATCACATGGCGGGCTTCAGCCAGAAGCGGCCCGAGAGCAGGCGTCCGGCCTTCGAGGAGCTCGTGAAGCTTCGCGCGAGGGAGAGGAGCGACATAGACGCCGTGGCCAGGCTCCAGACGGACGACGTCTTCGTCGGCATCTACGACGCCGTGGAAGGGGGATTCTTCCGCTACGCCACCAGGCGCGACTGGACCATCCCCCACTACGAGAAGATACTCTCCGACAACGCCGAGCTTGCGCTGCTCTTCCTCAACGCCTACAGGGTCACCGACCGGCAGCGCTACCGCTCGGTGGCCGAGAAGACGCTTCACTACGTGCTGACAACCCTCTATGACGAGGAGGCGGGACGCTTCTACGGGAGCCAGGACGCCGACGAGGTCTACTACCACTTCACGGCCGCCGAGCGCGCCAGGGTGGAGCCGCCCCACGTGGACAGGAACAGCTACGCCTTCTCGAACGCGCAGATGGCGTCCACGCTGCTGCGGGCGGCGGCGGTCCTCGGCGACGAGCGCTACGCAGAGGCTGGCCGCCGGGCCCTGGAGTTCATAAGAAAGGAGCTTCTCACCGACTACGGCGTGCTGAGCTACTACGACCACAAGGACGGCAGGGCCCACATAAACGGCAACATCGAGCCGAACGCCTGGGCGGCGCTGGCCTTCCTGGAGGCCTACGGCCTCACAGGCGAGAAGAGCTACCTGGAGAGCGCCGGGAAGGTGCTGGACTTCGCCCTCGAGCACCTCTACGACGGGGAGAGCGGCGGCTTCTTCGAGCGCAGGAGCACGGACGACGCCTACTACCGCCCCGGCGAGCTATTTGTCGATGAAAAACCCCTGGAAGAGAACGGTGTTATGGCCTACGCCCTCTACCTCGCCTACGAGGCAACGGGCGACGAAGACTACCTCCTAAGGGCGAGACAGACGCTTGGTGTCTTCGTCGGCAGCATACGGGAGTACTCGCCCTACCTTCACAGGCTCTCGGCAAGGCTCCTTGCAAGGGCCGGAGAGTGA
- a CDS encoding radical SAM protein produces MTDLLILVPGIRTLPHRERFTTIYDFPRGALSLASFLNARGVETAVVPLDYYMGEAAHGEGPEAVEARLRSVVDEAMAEFRPSHVGVSCAYTMLYPVSLRIIERCKAADPSITAGLGGPHVSYLDERCFADSEAVDWVVRGEGEWTLLEILSRFREGRDLDGVAGVSFRADGGAVVRERLRPPGEIGELAQLDYGLLPEGFVRSMGVSIVGSRGCAYRCTYCNESVFWGRKVRRMPVERIIAELEVLARRYGNYAVGLEDSMFNMKTRYFFELMEGIEGMRLNPGFYLLSRVDSVTPEGFKAMRRAGVNNLVLGVESASPRVLRAMGKGTTPEQAEAAMRQARRFGLTVGTFWIFGHPGDTPGEAAVSLEAIDRFYASDLMQNSEIALFVPYPGTDIFDRPEDYGVEILDWDWERWGRFNTEPVCQLRDFSRDEILAAWRAGAAIAEKWMLRRRMAAAGGLPVPSAAALQPQPDYRGVGRNSPCPCGSGRKFKRCCGA; encoded by the coding sequence ATGACGGACCTTCTCATACTCGTACCCGGCATCAGGACGCTTCCCCACAGGGAGCGTTTCACCACCATCTACGACTTCCCCCGCGGGGCGCTGAGCCTTGCAAGCTTCCTCAACGCCAGGGGTGTGGAGACCGCCGTGGTGCCCCTTGACTACTACATGGGCGAGGCTGCGCACGGCGAGGGCCCCGAGGCCGTGGAGGCGCGCCTGCGCTCGGTCGTCGACGAGGCCATGGCCGAGTTCAGGCCCTCCCACGTGGGCGTGAGCTGCGCCTACACCATGCTCTATCCCGTCTCGTTGCGGATAATCGAGCGGTGCAAGGCCGCCGACCCGTCGATCACGGCGGGTCTCGGCGGTCCCCACGTCTCCTACCTGGACGAGCGGTGCTTCGCCGACTCGGAGGCCGTGGACTGGGTCGTAAGGGGCGAGGGCGAGTGGACGCTGCTCGAGATCCTTTCAAGGTTCAGAGAGGGGCGTGATCTCGACGGCGTGGCCGGCGTGAGCTTCCGGGCCGACGGCGGCGCGGTCGTGCGGGAGCGGCTCCGCCCGCCGGGGGAGATCGGCGAGCTTGCGCAGCTCGACTACGGTCTGCTGCCCGAGGGGTTCGTGCGCTCCATGGGCGTCTCCATTGTGGGGAGCCGCGGCTGCGCCTACCGCTGCACATACTGCAACGAGTCCGTCTTCTGGGGCCGCAAGGTCCGCCGCATGCCCGTCGAGAGGATAATAGCCGAGCTCGAGGTCCTGGCCCGGCGTTACGGCAACTACGCCGTGGGGCTCGAGGACTCGATGTTCAACATGAAGACCCGCTACTTCTTCGAGCTCATGGAGGGCATCGAGGGCATGAGGCTCAATCCCGGCTTCTACCTCCTCTCCCGCGTCGATTCGGTCACCCCCGAAGGCTTCAAGGCCATGAGGCGCGCCGGCGTGAACAACCTCGTGCTCGGCGTTGAGAGCGCCTCGCCGCGGGTGCTGCGGGCCATGGGCAAGGGCACCACGCCGGAACAGGCGGAGGCGGCCATGAGGCAGGCGCGCCGCTTCGGCCTCACGGTAGGCACCTTCTGGATCTTCGGCCATCCCGGAGACACCCCCGGCGAGGCGGCCGTGAGTCTCGAGGCCATAGACCGCTTCTACGCCTCCGACCTCATGCAGAACTCCGAGATAGCGCTATTCGTCCCCTATCCGGGTACCGACATCTTCGACAGGCCCGAAGACTACGGCGTGGAGATACTCGACTGGGACTGGGAGCGGTGGGGCAGGTTCAATACCGAGCCCGTCTGCCAGCTCAGGGACTTCTCCAGGGACGAGATCCTCGCCGCATGGCGCGCGGGCGCGGCCATAGCGGAGAAGTGGATGCTGAGACGTCGCATGGCCGCCGCGGGAGGGCTCCCCGTCCCCTCGGCCGCGGCCCTGCAGCCGCAGCCCGACTACAGGGGCGTGGGCCGCAACAGCCCCTGTCCCTGCGGAAGCGGCAGGAAGTTCAAACGCTGCTGCGGGGCGTGA